In Paenibacillus sp. BIC5C1, a genomic segment contains:
- the dapA gene encoding 4-hydroxy-tetrahydrodipicolinate synthase, whose product MMNEQHVQGIYIPVIAPFSDDNKLDIESYRKYVTHLAKHDIQGLVVNGTTGESPTVSWDEVKQMVEVTKEILTSLNKSIPLVVGTGTNDTYSTVHRTEMAAELGADAALVVTPYYNRPTQEGILEHFSNASRTGLPILVYEIPARTGSRMTLDTMRKVMDLDGVIGLKDSTGGLDLLLALTQYEMKPVLCGEDAYFHAMLCQGAAGGMVASANIHTQRYVDVYQRFASGDVNGSRDSFKQLQPLISDVFAEPAPASIKWWLAQQQLIATAKLRLPLTAASEKAKQRLSDTLAEMVVPS is encoded by the coding sequence ATGATGAATGAACAACATGTTCAAGGAATTTATATACCGGTAATTGCCCCTTTTTCGGACGACAACAAGCTCGACATTGAATCGTATCGCAAATATGTTACCCATCTTGCCAAACACGACATTCAGGGATTGGTCGTAAACGGCACGACCGGAGAATCTCCGACTGTCTCCTGGGATGAAGTAAAACAGATGGTGGAAGTAACGAAAGAGATTTTGACAAGTCTGAACAAATCCATCCCCCTCGTCGTGGGGACAGGAACAAATGATACCTATTCAACGGTTCATCGGACTGAAATGGCTGCTGAATTAGGAGCAGATGCTGCCCTGGTAGTCACTCCTTATTACAACAGACCGACGCAAGAAGGAATTCTAGAGCATTTTTCCAATGCATCCCGGACCGGATTACCGATTCTAGTCTATGAGATTCCGGCTCGAACCGGTAGTCGCATGACCTTGGATACGATGAGAAAAGTCATGGATCTGGATGGGGTTATTGGCCTGAAGGACAGCACTGGCGGTTTGGATCTGCTGCTGGCGTTAACCCAATATGAGATGAAACCTGTACTTTGCGGCGAAGATGCGTATTTCCATGCGATGCTGTGTCAAGGTGCTGCAGGCGGGATGGTGGCCTCTGCCAACATTCATACCCAACGGTATGTGGACGTGTATCAACGCTTTGCATCTGGTGACGTGAATGGGTCAAGAGACAGCTTTAAGCAGCTGCAGCCTCTGATTAGTGATGTATTTGCAGAACCTGCTCCAGCCTCGATCAAATGGTGGCTTGCTCAGCAACAGCTGATCGCCACGGCAAAACTGCGTCTGCCACTGACTGCCGCATCGGAAAAAGCAAAACAAAGGTTGTCGGATACACTCGCAGAGATGGTTGTACCTTCTTAA
- a CDS encoding DUF4304 domain-containing protein, with protein MLQQLFNDLIKQDVKPLLSNYGYTKKSLNFSRKADDLVYMFNFQKSFGNSADNVMFYVNCGIYSVELAQIQSKEILTAPLEPECHFRARIGEIVQAVPDRFAVTPDTNKDDLIAVLLPGLEEVIRFFETMTDARSIVDYYMSGPFLHLSEESFHLLLKSGEVTAANHYLRALHGKYGAEHRWTIFENKYKAIFNIYGVKYDVS; from the coding sequence GTGTTGCAGCAGCTCTTTAACGATCTGATCAAACAGGATGTAAAGCCGTTGCTTTCCAATTACGGTTATACAAAGAAGAGTTTAAATTTCAGTAGAAAAGCAGACGACCTTGTTTACATGTTCAATTTTCAAAAATCCTTTGGAAATTCGGCGGATAATGTCATGTTTTATGTGAACTGCGGCATTTACTCAGTGGAGTTAGCACAAATTCAATCAAAAGAGATTTTGACGGCACCCCTTGAACCCGAGTGTCACTTCAGAGCAAGAATCGGGGAAATTGTTCAGGCTGTTCCGGATCGATTCGCAGTTACTCCTGATACGAATAAGGATGATTTGATAGCAGTGCTGCTGCCCGGGTTGGAAGAAGTAATACGGTTCTTTGAAACGATGACCGATGCGAGATCCATTGTTGATTATTACATGTCAGGTCCCTTTTTGCATCTAAGTGAAGAGAGCTTCCATCTCCTTCTGAAATCCGGGGAGGTAACAGCCGCTAACCATTATTTGAGGGCTTTGCATGGAAAGTATGGAGCAGAACATCGTTGGACCATCTTTGAAAATAAATACAAGGCCATCTTCAATATATATGGAGTGAAATATGATGTGTCATAA
- a CDS encoding LysR family transcriptional regulator, which translates to MDLIYLQTFREVAIRESFTRAAEVLGYAQSSVTTQIQKLEKAYQVKLFERYSNNKIRLTSAGEELFKLAGQMLELFEQSKEKMAKQGGGSLTIGTMDSIASYFLPPYMQATRKEYPDLNIRLHTNREGLILHQVREGEADIGLILADDSSDPALQWITIRQEPLLLIVHPQHPLIIKAQIELNDLKDMEWIMPEDTCNYRQLLERVLRGNSIPYRIGLELGNPEAIKRSIKSGEGISILPQMAVMEEIERGELKALPLEHAELQLEIQLVLHPKKWVSNALHDFMESLKK; encoded by the coding sequence TTGGATTTAATCTATCTTCAGACATTCAGAGAAGTTGCCATTCGCGAGAGCTTCACTAGAGCTGCAGAAGTACTGGGTTATGCACAATCGAGTGTTACTACGCAAATTCAGAAGCTGGAAAAAGCATATCAAGTCAAACTGTTTGAACGCTACAGCAATAACAAGATTCGTCTGACTTCTGCCGGGGAAGAGTTGTTCAAGCTTGCCGGACAGATGTTGGAACTGTTTGAACAGTCCAAGGAAAAAATGGCGAAGCAGGGTGGTGGCTCCTTAACGATTGGTACGATGGACTCTATCGCTTCTTACTTTTTACCTCCATATATGCAAGCCACTCGTAAGGAATACCCTGATCTGAACATACGATTGCATACGAATCGTGAGGGGTTAATTTTGCATCAGGTCAGGGAAGGTGAAGCCGATATCGGACTTATTCTCGCAGATGATTCGAGCGATCCGGCTTTGCAGTGGATTACCATTCGCCAGGAACCGCTTTTGTTGATCGTCCATCCTCAGCATCCGCTGATCATCAAGGCGCAGATTGAATTGAATGATCTAAAGGATATGGAATGGATAATGCCTGAAGATACCTGCAATTACAGACAGCTGCTTGAAAGAGTGCTTCGCGGAAATTCAATCCCTTATCGGATCGGTCTGGAACTTGGCAATCCGGAGGCGATCAAAAGAAGTATTAAGTCAGGGGAGGGCATTTCGATTCTGCCGCAAATGGCTGTAATGGAAGAAATCGAGCGGGGAGAGTTGAAAGCCTTACCCCTTGAACATGCAGAGCTCCAACTCGAAATACAGCTCGTTCTTCATCCGAAGAAGTGGGTATCCAACGCGCTGCACGATTTTATGGAAAGCTTAAAAAAGTAA
- a CDS encoding MMPL family transporter yields MSTLLYRLGKTAFRKPGYFIIGWVLILGVVISMISINGIHISSEMKIEGTESQKVLDQLAKELPAASGGQGSVVFKAPDNERLDTPERLAAVMKAVSEVYGLKDVINPADYAAEAGSSGASADMAQAANMQQSATASPPPYGPLMVDGVPVPGVLLSSDGKVALFQFQFTIEQSAITQDVFDSVIDSVMSAQQGTNITVLPGETLKTVAIGVGSAEIIGLIIAVIVLLITLGSVVAAGLPLVTALLGVAIGVGGAFSISKFIEMPSVTSVLALMVGLAVGIDYALFIVNRQRRMIIDQRLSAQEATARAIGTSGSAVFFAGLTVIIALCGMLVIGLTFLSTMALVAAATVLINVFVALTLLPALLGLVGERICSTKAREKSTKHPKAAGHGIAHRWVKFVIKYRWITIIAIVVLLGAAATPITKMEMGIPGASSANLDTTARQGYDAISEGFGEGFNGPLILVAEPNNSSAQVTPELLGNVMKELQSQNNVAQVTPLGMTEDLAIFSLIPGTGPNDKITKDLVNELRSTESSVAKTNDVKIGVTGFTAVNIDMSAKLAQVFPIYVGIIILLSLIILLLVFRSIIVPIKATIGFLLSILATFGITTAVFQWGWLHSLFGFDTGGPLLSFMPIIVTGILYGLAMDYQVFLVSSMRESYVHGHRGTESVVHGYNQVSRVVVAAAVIMVSVFAGFIFTDDVMIKQIGFTLAVGILIDAFIIRMGLVPAIMAIFGDKAWSLPKWLDRILPNLDVEGEKLIATLHAKDHSNSKS; encoded by the coding sequence ATGTCTACATTATTGTATAGATTGGGGAAAACGGCTTTTCGTAAACCGGGGTATTTCATCATCGGGTGGGTATTGATTCTGGGTGTTGTCATTTCTATGATCAGCATCAATGGCATTCATATTAGTTCTGAAATGAAAATTGAAGGCACAGAATCACAAAAGGTTTTGGATCAATTAGCTAAAGAATTACCAGCCGCCTCCGGCGGGCAAGGAAGTGTTGTGTTCAAAGCACCTGACAACGAGCGTCTGGATACGCCTGAACGTTTGGCTGCAGTGATGAAAGCTGTTAGTGAAGTATACGGATTGAAGGATGTGATTAATCCTGCCGATTATGCAGCTGAAGCTGGCAGTTCGGGTGCATCCGCAGACATGGCTCAGGCTGCCAATATGCAGCAATCAGCAACAGCCTCACCTCCTCCCTATGGACCTCTAATGGTGGATGGCGTTCCTGTACCTGGTGTCCTTCTCTCTTCTGATGGTAAAGTTGCTCTGTTTCAATTTCAGTTTACCATTGAGCAGTCTGCAATTACGCAAGATGTATTTGATTCTGTAATTGACTCCGTTATGTCTGCCCAACAAGGGACCAACATCACCGTGTTACCGGGCGAAACGCTCAAAACAGTAGCTATTGGAGTAGGCTCGGCAGAGATTATTGGACTGATCATTGCTGTCATTGTTTTGTTAATCACCTTGGGTTCCGTTGTTGCGGCAGGTCTGCCACTTGTCACCGCACTCCTCGGCGTTGCCATTGGAGTGGGTGGTGCATTCTCGATCTCCAAATTTATAGAAATGCCGAGTGTCACTTCCGTCCTGGCTCTCATGGTTGGTCTGGCCGTCGGAATCGATTATGCTCTCTTCATTGTTAATCGCCAGCGCCGAATGATTATTGATCAGCGCTTGAGCGCACAAGAAGCAACAGCAAGAGCGATTGGCACATCGGGTAGCGCTGTATTCTTTGCTGGATTAACCGTTATTATTGCACTTTGCGGTATGCTTGTCATCGGCCTCACATTCTTATCTACGATGGCTTTAGTTGCCGCAGCTACCGTTCTTATTAATGTATTTGTTGCCCTTACTCTATTGCCCGCTTTACTTGGATTGGTGGGTGAACGCATCTGTTCCACTAAAGCACGCGAGAAAAGTACAAAACATCCTAAAGCGGCTGGCCACGGGATCGCTCACAGATGGGTGAAATTCGTTATCAAGTATCGTTGGATCACAATTATTGCCATCGTCGTGCTTCTTGGCGCGGCAGCCACTCCTATAACAAAAATGGAAATGGGTATTCCGGGAGCTTCTTCAGCTAATCTGGACACGACAGCAAGACAGGGTTATGACGCAATATCCGAAGGCTTTGGAGAAGGATTTAACGGACCACTTATTCTGGTCGCGGAGCCTAACAATTCTTCCGCGCAGGTGACTCCGGAACTCTTGGGCAATGTCATGAAGGAACTCCAAAGCCAAAATAACGTTGCACAGGTTACACCGCTAGGCATGACAGAAGATCTGGCTATCTTTAGTCTTATTCCCGGCACAGGTCCTAACGATAAAATCACCAAAGATTTGGTGAATGAACTACGATCTACTGAATCGAGCGTTGCGAAGACGAATGACGTTAAGATTGGTGTTACGGGATTCACTGCCGTTAACATTGATATGTCAGCGAAATTAGCGCAGGTATTCCCTATCTATGTAGGAATTATTATCTTGCTGTCGCTTATCATTCTGCTGTTGGTATTTCGTTCGATCATCGTTCCAATTAAAGCAACTATCGGTTTCCTTCTTAGCATTCTGGCTACTTTCGGGATCACTACTGCTGTATTCCAATGGGGCTGGCTCCATTCGCTCTTTGGTTTCGACACTGGCGGCCCGCTGCTGAGCTTTATGCCCATCATCGTGACAGGTATCCTGTATGGCTTGGCAATGGACTATCAGGTCTTCCTTGTCAGTTCGATGCGGGAATCATACGTACACGGTCACAGAGGAACAGAGTCTGTTGTTCATGGTTATAATCAAGTAAGTCGCGTAGTTGTTGCAGCAGCTGTAATCATGGTCTCGGTATTTGCAGGGTTCATCTTCACAGATGACGTCATGATCAAACAGATTGGTTTTACATTAGCTGTAGGAATTCTGATTGATGCTTTCATTATTCGGATGGGATTGGTTCCTGCCATCATGGCTATTTTCGGTGACAAGGCTTGGTCACTTCCAAAATGGCTGGATCGCATTCTACCAAATCTCGACGTTGAGGGCGAGAAGCTGATTGCTACGCTTCACGCTAAAGATCATTCCAACTCCAAGTCTTAA